CGGATGTTCTGCAGCGAGACGCCCGTGTCGAGGAACCGTTTCACGATCTTGAGGACGACGACGTCCCGGAAGCTGTAGAGGCGCTGCGTCCCCGAGCCCTGCGCGGAGCGCACACTCGGCTCCACGAGGCCGGTACGGGCCCAGTAGTCGAGCTGCCGATAGGTGATGCCGGCGGCCGCGCACGCGGTGGGGCCGCGGTAGCCGACGTTCTCGTGCGGTTCGGACGCCGCCTCAGCGCTGTCCTGCACCACCGCGGGACGCTGCGGGACGTGACCGGCCGCGCTGCCGTGAAGCTGGTACGGGCCGCCGTCCCCCAGCCTGCGTCCGGGGGCACCCCCAGCCGTACCGTCGCCGCTGCTTCTCACGCCGACCTCCGTCCTTGACCTGCCTCATCGACGGTAGGCAGCCACCCGGGGTGCGTCAACGACCACCGCACTCGCCACGCCGAGTGATAATCACCCTGAGAGTGGTTTCCCGTGCCCTCCCGCGGGGAAAGGCTAGCCGAATGCCCTCCGGCCGAGCCGCCCGACGGCACGCCGACCACCGGCCCGTGGAAGACCCGCTCGGACGCCCTCACCGCGGCTGGAGACCTCCACCCGTAAGGGCTCGGCGACCGACGGCGCCAGGGCTTCACGGCCCCGCACGACCGCCCGCCGGGCTCACTGACTGTTCGTACCGAAGTCCTCGGGCGAGATCTGATCGAGGAACTCGCGGAACTTCTCCACCTCGTCCTCCTGCTCGTCCGGGATCGCGATGCCCGCGTCGTCGAGCACCCCGTCACTACCGAAGATCGGCGTACCCGTACGCAGCGCCAGCGCTATGGCGTCGGAGGGCCGCGCACTCACCTCGACCCCACTGGCGAACACCAGCTCCGCGTAGAAGACGCCCTCACGCAGGTCGGTGATGCGCACTTCCGTGAGCTCCTGGCCGACGGCCTCCAGCACGTCCTTGAACAGGTCGTGGGTCAGCGGTCGCGCGGGGGCCATGCCCTGCTGGGCGAACGCGATCGCCGTCGCCTCCCCC
This genomic stretch from Streptomyces deccanensis harbors:
- a CDS encoding bifunctional nuclease family protein — protein: MNELDVVGVRVEMPSNQPIVLLREVGGDRYLPIWIGPGEATAIAFAQQGMAPARPLTHDLFKDVLEAVGQELTEVRITDLREGVFYAELVFASGVEVSARPSDAIALALRTGTPIFGSDGVLDDAGIAIPDEQEDEVEKFREFLDQISPEDFGTNSQ